The following are encoded in a window of Corvus moneduloides isolate bCorMon1 chromosome 26, bCorMon1.pri, whole genome shotgun sequence genomic DNA:
- the RND2 gene encoding rho-related GTP-binding protein RhoN, translating to MEGHLARCKIVVVGDTQCGKTALLHVFAKDCYPESYVPTVFENYTASFEIDKQRTELNMWDTSGSAYYDNVRPLAYPDSDAVLICFDISRPETLDSVLKKWQGETQEFCPNAKIVLVGCKLDMRTDLNTLRELSKQRLIPVTHEQGSALARQIGAVAYAECSSKVSEDSVRDVFHVTTLASVNRMHKNLKRSNSKRGLKRASQMPGRTDLLSDTEIRKDRAKSCSIM from the exons ATGGAGGGGCACCTGGCGCGCTGCAAGATCGTGGTGGTGGGGGACACGCAGTGCGGCAAGACCGCGCTGCTGCACGTCTTCGCCAAGGACTGCTACCCCGAG AGCTACGTGCCCACCGTCTTCGAGAACTACACGGCCAGCTTCGAGATCGACAAGCAGCGCACGGAGCTCAACATGTGGGACACCTCAG GCTCCGCGTATTACGACAACGTCCGGCCCTTGGCCTACCCGGACTCGGACGCTGTGCTCATCTGCTTTGACATCAGCCGCCCCGAGACCCTGGACAGTGTGCTCAAGAAG TGGCAAGGGGAAACGCAGGAGTTCTGCCCCAATGCGAAGATTGTGCTGGTTGGCTGCAAGCTGGACATGAGGACAGACCTCAACACCCTGCGGGAGCTCTCCAAGCAGCGCCTCATCCCTGTGACACATGAGCAG GGCAGCGCGCTGGCGCGGCAGATCGGGGCAGTGGCCTACGCAGAGTGCTCTTCCAAGGTCTCGGAGGACAGCGTACGGGACGTGTTTCATGTGACCACGCTGGCCTCGGTCAACAGGATGCACAAGAACTTGAAGCGCAGCAACTCCAAACGGGGACTGAAGCGGGCGTCACAGATGCCTGGCAGGACAGACTTACTGAGTGACACAGAGATCAGGAAAGACCGAGCCAAGAGCTGCTCCATCATGTGA